A region of the Candidatus Nanosynbacter lyticus genome:
TTAGCCAGACCAGTAATTGACATCAATGATGTTTTCTGTGATTTTTGACTATTTTTTGGATAATTTCGCCGAGGCATCTTGCAAAATAGTATAACAGATTGATATAGTGATAAGTAATCATGAAGGAAACTGATACTTCTGCTAGTAAAACAGACGACTTTAATGCGGCAACGCTTTTGACTAAGACGATGATTGGTACGACGTGGCGGATGTTTTTGCCGACAGTTGGTTTAACTTTGTTGGGATTGTGGCTGGATGATAGAACTGGACTAAGGCCTAAGTTGACGCTTATGGGGATTGTCATTGGCGTGATTGTTGCGGCTGTTCTGGTGTTTTTGCAAATTGCTAAGATTAAGCGACAGGAGTCGAATAAATGATTAATTACATAGCAAGTGCTGGTCCGCACATTTCGGTAAAAGTTGACGAAGTTTTTAATATAGCTGGCGTATCAATAACTAATTCTCATCTGGTTGGGATCTTAGGTTTGGTGGCGCTAGTATGGCTAATGTTCCGCACGCGAGTAGCAGTTTTAGGGAAAAAGAAGCATAATTTTGCAACCATGTTGGCCCAGTGGACTTTTGATGGACTATATAATACTGTTCATCAGGTTATTCCTGACGAGAAGTGGGCGCGTAAAGTAGCGCCGTTATGTATTACCCTGTTCTTCTTTATTGTCGCACAGTACTGGCTGGGACTTTTGCCGATTGTTGGTCCA
Encoded here:
- a CDS encoding AtpZ/AtpI family protein, which translates into the protein MKETDTSASKTDDFNAATLLTKTMIGTTWRMFLPTVGLTLLGLWLDDRTGLRPKLTLMGIVIGVIVAAVLVFLQIAKIKRQESNK